One Candidatus Neomarinimicrobiota bacterium DNA window includes the following coding sequences:
- a CDS encoding PorV/PorQ family protein yields the protein MRTLSNNTTLKSVIALFMVLMFNQTGLGQNKNLGTAGAQFLKIPVGARAAALGGAVTGLSDDATSLFWNPAGITQDHTHSLHVSQIPWMTYFNITAVGYTINLPRRGTLGFHFRALGMEKMEITTELEPNGTGEFFDSQDIEIGVSYAVKLIDQFSIGFTSKIVQQRIWNETATAVALDIGTLYHIHYRNTAIAMSMRNFGPDLQMSGPDLLVFYDASEEYANRILPANKKTDAYPLPLIFQFGLTSDVINSPFWHSTIGLDIVHFNDNDEQVLVGLENTVAQHFVIRGGYRTNSDEASASLGVGLNQRIDKMVIKLDYAFVMHEHLGDTRFLSLNLMF from the coding sequence ATGAGAACTCTATCAAATAATACGACGCTCAAATCTGTCATTGCATTATTCATGGTCCTCATGTTCAATCAAACTGGGTTGGGACAGAACAAGAATCTGGGTACAGCGGGTGCCCAATTTTTAAAAATTCCTGTTGGTGCTCGCGCTGCAGCACTGGGAGGTGCAGTCACCGGTCTGTCAGATGATGCGACCTCACTTTTCTGGAATCCAGCGGGTATAACCCAGGACCACACCCACTCACTGCATGTTTCGCAGATTCCATGGATGACCTACTTCAACATCACGGCAGTTGGCTACACAATCAATCTTCCTCGAAGAGGCACCCTTGGCTTCCACTTCAGGGCACTTGGTATGGAGAAAATGGAAATCACTACTGAATTGGAGCCCAATGGGACGGGAGAATTTTTCGACTCCCAGGATATTGAAATTGGAGTGAGTTATGCAGTCAAACTCATCGATCAATTCAGTATTGGTTTTACATCCAAAATTGTCCAACAACGTATCTGGAATGAAACTGCCACGGCGGTAGCTTTGGACATTGGCACCCTCTATCATATTCATTATCGGAATACAGCTATTGCCATGTCCATGAGGAACTTTGGACCAGATTTACAAATGTCTGGTCCAGATTTGCTGGTGTTTTATGATGCTTCTGAAGAATACGCCAATCGCATTCTCCCTGCCAACAAGAAAACCGACGCTTATCCACTACCATTGATTTTTCAGTTTGGTCTTACAAGCGATGTTATCAACTCGCCCTTTTGGCATTCAACTATTGGTCTGGATATTGTCCACTTTAATGACAATGATGAACAAGTCCTGGTTGGTCTTGAAAACACTGTCGCTCAGCACTTTGTTATCAGGGGTGGATACAGAACCAATTCGGATGAAGCAAGCGCAAGTCTGGGTGTGGGGCTCAATCAACGCATCGACAAAATGGTCATCAAGTTGGATTACGCCTTTGTCATGCATGAACACCTGGGGGATACCCGGTTTTTGTCATTGAATTTGATGTTTTAA
- a CDS encoding TonB-dependent receptor: MNVHDFFRKPYRFAIFLCTLILILPHPLQAGVTGKISGTITQQESGDPLVGATIQIVGTNFGRISDEHGRFVILNIPPGNYTLKVSFIGFETVLIGNVPVTADLTTLFNLPLKTSVLEGQEVIVHASEGVIDKDLAGTRAVVTQEEFNTLPITQMVEALTLQSGVVNTNNYLYVRGGRSNQVAYLIDGVYVQDPLLGSFSNDLGTNTIQELSLLSGTFNAEYGNAMSGIVNIVTREGGRSWKSRVESRTGIFQNRDANKSEGQKTTWDFGGPLLGDYLRVFISGQHLSKDSYLPWGFHNEDSYTTKLTYTGISNLRINSMYRDSWKRYKYYRHSWKYIPEQYYQYESTRRHLNLNLTHTLSENLFYELRMSQYEQDFRQGVWIDSTSSWKDSSEYEPYSSYEWYTEVGNGHEFYARRDPPTYTISATKTFDFRGDIIWQMNSWNELKLGLQYKHHDLDMENPYDPQRANPYRDEYHMTPVEIAGYFQDKIELAFIVINLGLRFDQMDGKTSYRKDPLDEATRVMSTSKSQISPRLGIAHPISDKTKIHFAYGHFFQNPPYAYLYNRLNYDVTVSAPVFGDPDMDAERTIAYEIGITHQFNAALLGRFNAYFKDISGLVGTHYFAPFTEDAPDRYAGYTLIINEDYAFSKGFEINFDFKPTDFFSTAMTYTYSIAKGSASFADEQYPSTTESSILYNLDFDRTHGLNVYGSLRVGKSSGLKVFNRFPFSRTDLGFVFRASSGRPYTPVWKGIELVEINSLRKPSTYSLDMIAGKRFNLPGKLSARTFLEVQNLTNARNVLSVFTSTGEPDYTLDPGHSEEYMHNPGNFGPPRTIRFGLSLDWR; encoded by the coding sequence ATGAATGTTCATGATTTTTTTCGTAAACCTTACCGCTTCGCCATATTCCTTTGTACGCTTATACTAATATTACCACATCCACTTCAGGCTGGAGTAACTGGTAAGATAAGTGGGACCATTACCCAGCAGGAGTCTGGCGATCCACTTGTCGGTGCAACTATTCAGATTGTGGGCACCAACTTTGGTCGCATCTCTGATGAACATGGTCGTTTTGTCATCCTTAATATCCCCCCTGGAAACTACACACTCAAGGTTTCATTTATTGGCTTCGAAACTGTGCTCATTGGTAATGTTCCCGTTACTGCAGATCTGACAACCTTATTTAACCTCCCTCTAAAAACCTCTGTGCTAGAAGGTCAGGAAGTCATTGTCCATGCCAGTGAGGGCGTTATTGACAAAGATCTCGCAGGGACGAGGGCAGTTGTAACTCAAGAGGAATTTAATACACTCCCGATTACTCAAATGGTGGAGGCTTTGACACTCCAATCAGGCGTGGTGAACACAAATAACTATCTGTATGTTCGTGGTGGGCGTTCAAATCAAGTCGCTTACCTCATTGATGGTGTCTATGTACAAGATCCACTTTTAGGCTCCTTCTCCAATGACCTGGGGACGAATACGATTCAGGAATTATCTCTCCTCAGTGGAACATTTAATGCGGAGTATGGAAACGCCATGAGCGGGATTGTGAACATTGTTACTCGTGAAGGTGGACGCAGTTGGAAGTCCAGAGTTGAAAGCAGAACCGGAATATTCCAAAACCGTGATGCCAATAAATCTGAAGGTCAAAAAACCACCTGGGATTTCGGTGGTCCACTGCTGGGTGATTATTTAAGAGTTTTTATCTCGGGACAACACTTAAGCAAGGATAGCTATCTGCCCTGGGGCTTCCATAACGAAGACTCTTATACAACCAAATTGACCTATACCGGTATATCCAATTTGAGAATCAACAGCATGTATCGGGATTCATGGAAAAGATACAAATACTATCGTCACAGTTGGAAATATATTCCAGAACAATATTACCAATATGAATCAACTCGACGTCATCTCAACCTGAATCTCACCCATACCCTGAGCGAGAATTTGTTCTATGAATTAAGAATGTCTCAATACGAACAAGACTTTCGGCAAGGAGTCTGGATAGATTCCACTTCTTCCTGGAAAGACAGCAGCGAATATGAGCCTTATAGCAGCTACGAATGGTATACTGAAGTAGGCAATGGACATGAATTTTATGCTCGCAGGGATCCTCCAACCTATACTATCTCTGCTACAAAAACTTTTGACTTTCGTGGCGATATTATCTGGCAAATGAATAGCTGGAATGAACTAAAGCTGGGACTTCAGTATAAGCACCATGATCTGGACATGGAGAACCCCTACGATCCTCAGCGAGCCAACCCCTACCGTGATGAATACCACATGACGCCAGTTGAAATAGCAGGGTACTTTCAGGACAAAATTGAGCTGGCTTTTATTGTCATCAATCTGGGTTTACGCTTTGATCAGATGGATGGCAAGACAAGCTACCGCAAAGATCCCCTGGATGAAGCAACCCGTGTGATGTCCACGTCCAAGAGTCAAATCAGCCCCAGATTGGGTATCGCACATCCCATATCGGACAAAACCAAAATTCATTTTGCATATGGTCATTTCTTCCAGAACCCACCTTATGCCTATCTGTATAACAGGTTGAATTATGATGTCACTGTAAGTGCACCTGTCTTCGGTGACCCTGACATGGATGCCGAGAGAACCATCGCGTACGAGATTGGGATAACGCATCAATTTAACGCCGCACTTCTGGGTCGATTTAATGCGTATTTCAAGGATATTTCCGGCTTAGTGGGTACACACTATTTTGCGCCCTTTACGGAGGATGCACCTGATCGATACGCTGGCTATACCCTCATTATTAACGAAGATTATGCCTTCTCAAAAGGTTTCGAAATCAATTTTGATTTTAAGCCAACGGACTTCTTCTCCACCGCAATGACCTACACCTACTCCATTGCCAAAGGAAGCGCCTCTTTCGCTGATGAGCAATATCCAAGTACCACAGAATCAAGCATTCTCTATAATCTGGATTTTGACCGGACCCATGGCCTGAACGTTTATGGATCATTACGAGTGGGGAAATCCAGTGGATTAAAGGTGTTCAACCGCTTCCCCTTTTCCAGAACGGACCTGGGTTTTGTCTTCCGGGCAAGCTCAGGCAGACCCTATACTCCCGTGTGGAAAGGTATTGAACTTGTGGAAATAAATTCACTCCGCAAGCCCTCTACATACTCGTTGGATATGATAGCAGGTAAAAGATTTAATCTGCCTGGTAAACTCTCGGCAAGAACATTCCTTGAAGTTCAGAATCTTACCAATGCCAGAAACGTACTCTCTGTCTTTACCAGCACCGGTGAACCCGACTACACCCTAGACCCTGGACACAGCGAGGAGTATATGCACAATCCTGGCAATTTCGGACCTCCCCGTACCATCAGATTCGGTCTGTCATTGGATTGGAGATAA
- a CDS encoding tRNA 5-hydroxyuridine modification protein YegQ: MNKLDSELLLPAGNFEKLKYAFAYGADAVYAGVPRYSLRTRENEFRKESLLDGIAYTHDLGKKLYLTMNIYAHNTKIKGFMDEMERMLKYDPDAMIMADPGLIHLARKEFPQLDIHLSTQANCTNWASADFWRDQGVTRIILSRELSLKEIAEIHAKVPHVELEAFVHGAICIAYSGRCLITNYMNNMDANQGTCTNSCRWGYNFGQKSPSLLEMESQDIIQIDAPYTPPEDGYFLEEPKRPGQYFDMKEDEHGTYMMNAKDLCSIELLQQMRDAGIVSYKIEGRTKSVYYAAMTARSYRKAIDDMQADRPFDSKNLEDLIGIAHRGYISGFYTKNPQEYGQNYVDPSSQDFTHQNAGMVTGWDKSSQLLEFEIKNQIRVGETLEVISPDRTVEMVVEELFNAKKRPVDVVHGGTGLGYIPFNHDPGEFSVMRKVLAEPRA; this comes from the coding sequence ATGAACAAATTAGATTCAGAATTATTATTGCCAGCTGGAAATTTCGAGAAATTGAAATATGCCTTTGCCTATGGGGCAGACGCTGTCTATGCAGGTGTACCACGCTACTCCTTGCGCACCAGGGAAAACGAATTTAGAAAAGAATCTTTGCTTGACGGAATTGCTTATACCCATGATTTAGGCAAAAAACTATATCTCACCATGAACATCTATGCCCATAACACCAAGATAAAGGGCTTTATGGATGAGATGGAACGTATGCTCAAATATGATCCAGACGCCATGATCATGGCTGATCCTGGCCTCATTCACCTCGCACGTAAAGAATTTCCTCAATTGGATATTCATTTGTCCACTCAGGCAAATTGCACCAATTGGGCCAGTGCAGATTTCTGGAGAGATCAGGGTGTGACCAGAATAATTCTTTCCAGGGAATTGAGCCTGAAAGAAATAGCCGAAATACATGCCAAGGTTCCACATGTTGAATTGGAAGCCTTTGTGCATGGTGCCATCTGCATTGCCTATTCAGGAAGATGCCTGATTACCAACTATATGAATAATATGGATGCCAATCAGGGAACCTGTACCAACTCCTGTCGCTGGGGCTATAATTTTGGCCAGAAATCTCCAAGCCTGTTGGAGATGGAAAGTCAGGATATCATTCAAATTGATGCACCCTACACCCCTCCTGAAGATGGATATTTCCTGGAAGAACCCAAACGCCCCGGTCAATACTTTGACATGAAAGAAGATGAGCACGGCACGTATATGATGAATGCCAAAGATCTTTGCTCCATTGAGTTGCTCCAGCAAATGCGAGATGCAGGAATTGTCAGCTACAAAATTGAGGGACGCACAAAATCAGTTTATTATGCAGCCATGACAGCTCGTTCATATCGCAAAGCCATCGATGACATGCAGGCAGATCGTCCTTTCGATTCAAAAAACCTTGAAGACCTGATTGGTATTGCTCATCGTGGATACATCTCCGGATTCTATACCAAGAATCCCCAGGAATATGGACAGAATTATGTGGATCCTTCTTCACAGGACTTTACCCATCAGAATGCTGGTATGGTCACAGGCTGGGACAAATCATCCCAATTGCTTGAATTTGAAATTAAAAATCAAATCAGGGTAGGCGAGACCTTGGAAGTCATTTCTCCAGATAGAACAGTCGAGATGGTGGTCGAAGAGTTATTCAACGCCAAAAAACGTCCTGTCGATGTGGTTCATGGCGGTACAGGGTTAGGCTATATCCCTTTCAATCATGACCCAGGCGAATTTTCTGTGATGCGTAAGGTGCTTGCTGAACCACGAGCATAA